A single region of the Plutella xylostella chromosome 28, ilPluXylo3.1, whole genome shotgun sequence genome encodes:
- the LOC105382068 gene encoding rhythmically expressed gene 2 protein, giving the protein MSLKGIKLVTFDATNTLLKFKSPPWEYYACIATDYGFKGTGEEIKSCMLSSYKTTWSQHPNFGRDSIEWPEWWRKVVTLTLKDKVPSKELNNIASRLIQDFKTTKCWECNKGANKILRKIKEKGINIGVISNFDPRLHEILQNVDIHKYFDFVLTSYEVGYAKPDVRIFEKALEKCGDGVTPEESLHIGDDVEKDLEGAQSANWKAVLITKATEKPLACKHVFKTLDELSLAVENGLTLF; this is encoded by the coding sequence ATGAGTCTAAAAGGTATAAAACTGGTCACTTTTGATGCCACAAACACACTCTTGAAATTCAAATCACCGCCTTGGGAATACTATGCCTGTATAGCTACAGATTATGGCTTCAAAGGTACAGGGGAAGAGATAAAGTCGTGTATGCTAAGCAGTTACAAAACCACATGGAGTCAGCACCCAAACTTCGGTAGAGATAGCATTGAATGGCCAGAATGGTGGCGAAAAGTTGTAACATTGACACTAAAAGACAAGGTACCAAGTAAGGAACTAAATAACATAGCTAGCAGACTCATACAAGACTTTAAAACCACCAAATGTTGGGAATGCAATAAAGGtgctaacaaaatattaagaaaGATCAAAGAAAAAGGTATCAACATTGGAGTCATATCCAATTTCGACCCGAGACTGCATGAGATCTTACAAAATGTGGATATTCACAAATACTTTGACTTTGTTTTAACATCATACGAAGTTGGATACGCCAAACCTGATGTGAGGATATTTGAGAAAGCTCTAGAAAAATGTGGAGACGGTGTAACACCAGAAGAATCGCTTCACATAGGCGATGATGTGGAGAAGGATTTAGAAGGAGCACAATCAGCCAATTGGAAGGCTGTACTCATTACCAAAGCAACTGAGAAACCACTAGCATGTAAACATGTGTTCAAAACCTTAGATGAGTTAAGCTTAGCTGTAGAGAATGGTCTAACCTTGTTTTGA
- the LOC105382067 gene encoding GATA zinc finger domain-containing protein 1, whose amino-acid sequence MPKPTCVKCDSTDSFLWRNTEGGQICNECHLANSASKDSKETKTTPSVKTECQEKMDEDIEPKNEGETTPAKATGKGTRKSTRATRYKPKTPSANNAPKTPAPRGRGRRSLFKRPPLKAPTATATVVTSDSVFYQGTYMQVGDIVSMIDVEGGTYYAQIRGFMTDQYCEKSAVITWLLPTKASPPPDQRFDPATYIIGPEEELPRKLEVMEFVMHAPCDYYKTTSRPYPLDHNEANEYKGFVWTSLEPKDRN is encoded by the exons ATGCCCAAGCCGACGTGCGTAAAATGCGACAGTACCGACTCGTTCCTGTGGAGAAACACCGAAGGCGGGCAAATTTGCAACGAATGCCATCTCGCGAACTCTGCGTCAAAAGACTCGAAAGAGACAAAAACAACTCCTTCGGTCAAGACTGAATGTCAGGAAAAGATGGACGAAGATATTGAGCCGAAAAATGAGGGGGAGACAACCCCGGCTAAAGCCACTGGAAAGGGTACAAGGAAAAGTACTAGAGCTACAAGATATAAGCCTAAGACTCCTTCAGCTAATAATGCCCCTAAGACGCCCGCTCCTCGAGGCAGGGGCCGTAGAAGCCTCTTCAAGAGGCCACCTTTAAAAGCGCCGACGGCCACAGCTACTGTTGTTACTAGTGATTCTGTGTTTTATCAG GGCACATACATGCAAGTTGGAGACATAGTGTCCATGATAGACGTGGAGGGAGGCACATACTACGCTCAGATCCGTGGCTTTATGACGGACCAGTACTGTGAGAAGAGTGCTGTCATCACCTGGCTCCTGCCGACTAAAGCCAGCCCGCCGCCTGACCAGAGATTTGACCCTGctacttatattattg GCCCAGAAGAGGAGCTTCCCCGTAAACTGGAGGTAATGGAGTTTGTGATGCATGCTCCCTGCGACTATTACAAGACTACCAGCAGACCATACCCACTAGACCACAATGAGGCAAATGAGTATAAAGGATTTGTATGGACCAGCTTAGAGCCGAAGGATAGAAATTAA
- the LOC105382066 gene encoding U6 snRNA-associated Sm-like protein LSm6 codes for MSRKEALSSFIQQIHGRPVVVKLNSGVDYRGVLACLDGYMNIALEQTEEYVNGQLKNKYGDAFIRGNNVLYISTQKRRI; via the exons ATGAGTCGTAAAGAAGCCCTGTCCTCCTTCATCCAGCAAATCCACGGAAGACCAGTCGTTGTCAAGCTGAACAGCGGGGTCGACTATCGAG GTGTCCTGGCCTGTCTTGATGGCTACATGAACATAGCTTTAGAGCAAACTGAGGAGTATGTGAATGGACAACTCAAGAACAAGTACGGGGATGCTTTCATACGAGGAAACAATGTACTCTACATCAGCACACAAAAAAGAAGAATTTAA
- the LOC119692036 gene encoding uncharacterized protein LOC119692036, which produces MKLLASVFFTLATLVFISESVYIYSSFWAPLFNPRILNYRVDAEFDPNGGKNGREEYQRQFGYRGENLIADLGNGYGARNTYDKKAQNDVKFYYTFNQNYHLQ; this is translated from the exons atgaaattattggcttcagtattttttacattagCAACACTGGTATTTATCAGTGAAAGTGTTTACATTTACTCCAGTTTCTGGGCACCGTTGTTTAATCCGAGGATTCTAAACTACCGTGTGGATGCTGAGTTTGATCCTAATGGAGGCAAAAATGGGAGAGAGGAATACCAAAGACAATTCGGTTATAGAGGAGAGAATTTGATCGCTGATCTTGGCAATGGATATGGTGCAAGGAATACTTATGATAAGAAG GCACAGAATGATGTGAAGTTCTACTACACTTTTAACCAAAACTATCATCTACAGTAA
- the LOC105382065 gene encoding uncharacterized protein LOC105382065 codes for MDKLLQSVVLMLAAILCFAMAAESTVVQPRAPNFQYFERPKYRYPYYDENGKGKLLYGYGGPELYQYKSYSPLEGIH; via the exons ATGGATAAACTTCTGCAATCTGTGGTTTTAATG CTCGCTGCAATCCTCTGTTTCGCGATGGCAGCCGAGTCTACAGTAGTCCAACCACGTGCACCGAACTTCCAATACTTTGAAAG ACCCAAATACCGGTACCCCTACTATGATGAAAATGGAAAAGGAAAGCTGTTGTACGGCTACGGAGGTCCAGAACTATACCAATACAAGTCATATTCACCTCTTGAAGGCATCCATTAA